In Sparus aurata chromosome 5, fSpaAur1.1, whole genome shotgun sequence, the genomic window cgtctcttcttttcccccatttttggtgaatgtcaagcgccacctataggctggaatatgaacaGTCCATCACTTcttccgcggacattaagatgaacatctggacagccgctgagatccaggagatgcagcgtctcctcggtctctgtagctgtttggttgtgttagcttgttgttgtagcggcaagctaaggacggtcactactttcaaattaaaagccccccgctaagaacccagttctaaactccaatggggtgcaatgtaaagctcttattttgaagataaattcgttgtcactgttcacagcccaacttcgagcttcacgtcacgtcacatgtttacgcctacctcagaggcggcttttacAAAATGAAAGGAATATTACgtctcggttttagaaagacaggccggcacattgccgtccttaccttggagcaaatgtgccgccttttctatctaaaaagggcttctgactgcaggagagaacacatcagtacctgatctcagaccagatttacagctgcagtgaagatttAATCTTGAAAAAGAGTGTAACTCATGTTGTTTTACATCAAATCAAGAGATAATAACTGAATTCTTGTTTCTTTGGCTGAACTGTTCCTCtaatgaacaaaaaagaaatataatattTCTCATGctcttcattttcattccaCAGTCATTCCCGGGAATGTCTCAGCAGTACGGCATCCCAGTCGGTTCCAGTGTAAACGTCATGTCGGGTCCTGGTGGTGCCGGCGGTTCAATTCCAGGATCGGGTGGAGGCGGTCACGGCGGCCCCGGCCCGTACTCTGGACCCAACATGCAGTACCATCCAGGTGAGGCGTCTGCAGGTTCACAATAAGTTCATATAAACTTCTATTAGAACATCAGTCACACACTTCCAACGCTAATAAAGATGATAGAGACACAAGTACCACATGACAGTAAAACAAACTCTGagtggaaacaggaagtaaaccaATTGAAAgccaacaaataaaaacaagttaagcaagaggacaaaacaaacatgtacacCTGATCAAACTTTAATTAAAGACGGTCCAAAATGTAGTTGTTCTTTTGTTCTCTGCGTCTTTCAGTTTCTTTTAGTGCAGCTCATCACAAAGACTGGACACAGGCAGAAACTGTTACCCTAGCTCAGTCTCATCCATCTGTTCTGTCTGACTCCCTGCAGGTCCTGGAGGTCCAGGCCCCGCCCCACAACGCTCCGGCTCCTCCCCCTCATATCAGAGCCATAAGATGCCCCTCCCACAATATCCTCCCTCTGGACCCCCCAACTCACAGTACTACAAGGTGAGGAGGGTTTACCTGTTTACAGTCAGTCTGTTCTCAGCTGGTATTgacaccagactccattaacaaatgtagtgattttaggGGTTGTGtcatgaggagaaactgaacaaactttgtgaaatggctacgacagattgtaactcgttgtgtccttgttgtaaattcagcattaaatctttcagctgaagttgtttgtctccttgtaaaaagtgtcagtttgtggcagcatgtctgtaccagcctgtctgcttctgtgtctaaagtgctaaagtcttacctgccaacattgatcagctgtttgaacacactgtttacactgatttcaccatttacactccatttatgaaagaagaaacatgttattgatctaaacatgtcacatgttacaaagacactaaacagtaacaatataggctacttctttgtccccgtggagaaagtccccagactcccttaacaaatgtgtcagtttagtgagttgttgagttggagacactttataaactctgtgaaactctgtctctgactcattctgcagtatttggaccttcttgttcattcagcagaagttctacatgaacttctttctgtctttgagtagaaacatggagtctgtttgtctctgtggacGGTCTACAGTTAGTAAAACATAactgtgtttttgcagcagGAACAGTTTAATGGTCAGGGTGGAGGTTTAAACACTctgacagcagggggcgctgctggtGTCTACAACTCCTTTAACCAGCCATCTggggtaagtgtgtgtgtgtgtgtgtgtgtgtgtgtgtgtgtgtgtgtgtgtgtgtgtgtgtgtgtgtgtgtgtgtgtgtgtgtgtgtgtgtgtgtgtgtaacataagtattaagtatttccattttctgctactttattccCGTACTGCACTACATCTGTTTGGTATTTCACATCTTTCACATTGAAATACTTTTTGCATGTTAATGTGTGACGATGCTTTTCATGATGAGTTCAGGTGCAGTAAACTGACAGTAATCTGATTATAAGCACACATGTTACAGACTCATCATCGCTGTGCATGTAACGAGCGTGAGTTATGACGAGGTGAAGCACCACCACAGCTCGTCACAATCAATTAACCAATTAAATGctcgtctctttctctctctgtcagcctGGTCGAGGGTTGCCAGGTTACCCCTCCTCGCCGGTTCCTGGAAACCCGACTCCCCCCATCACCCCCAGCAGCTCCATGGCCCCGCCCTACATGTCACCCGGCAACAGTGACGTCAAGCCGCCGCCCTCATCCTTCCTGCCTGACATCAAACCCAACATGGCGGGCCTGCCCCCCCCTCCACctacaggtacacacacacacacacacacacacacacacacacacacacacacacacacacacacttcactcaGATCTTGACCTCATTTGAAACATATattattgctgtttttattgaaaTAGTCTGACTATCAGTGAAATAATCATATCAGGAGTGATATAATTAGATCATATCAAAACAGTCAGactgttatcattattatcaggATTTAATATAATTTACTGTCTCATATTTATTACTGTAAATTGTCCGTAATGTGTTTTGCATCTCTGCTGTaacatttgattttatttcttcttaATCTGATTATCATCTGTGAGATTGTCTGTATTAGTTACTCTGGTCAGTGGTGATGTCGCAGGAAGTGTGCAGGTGTCTGACtgtcctgacttcctgttgacAGGTAACCCTAGTGACGATCTGCGGCTCACCTTCCCGGTGCGTGACGGTGTGGTCCTAGAGCCCTTCAGATTAGAGCACAACCTGGCTGTGAGCAACCACGTCTTCCAGCTGAGAGACTCCGTCTACAAAACCCTCATCAtgaggtgacacacacacgcacacacgcacacacacacacacacacacacacacctgcagctaaCCAGTGCTAACTGAAAAACTCTTATTTGTATCTGTGATCTGTGTTCACTGACTGTTTCTAtcaatcgtgtgtgtgtgtgtgtgtgtgtgtgtgtgtgtgtgtgtgtgtgtgtgtcagaccgGACCTGGAGCTCCAGTTTAAGTGTTACCACCACGAGGATCGACAGATGAACACTAACTGGCCCGCCTCCGTCCAGGTGAGAGTGAGACCTTCATcctgaagctttatttattacatttgtggagCATTTCTGTTCTGAGgagttttgttctgtttatttaccttcctcctcctcttcctcctcctcttcctcctcttcctcctcctcctcctcctcctcctcctcctcctcctcctcttcctcctcctcttcctcttcctcctcctcctcttcctcttcctcttcctcctcctcttcctcctcctcttcttcttcctcttcctcttcctcctcctcctcctcttcctcctcctcttcctcttcctcctcctcctcaggtgaGTGTGAATGCAACTCCTCTCACCATCGAACGAGGTGACAACAAAACTTCCCATAAACCTTTGTACCTGAAGCAAGTCTGCCAACCGGGCAGGAACACCATCCAGATCACTGTGACGGCCTGCTGCTGtgtaagaacacacacacacacacacacacacacacacacacacacacacacacacacacacacactgtcatgttGTGATCAGTCTGTTCTGTAAAGGTCAATctaacgtgtgtgtgcgtgtgtgtgtgtgtgtgtgtgtgtacgtgtgtgtgtgcgtacgtgtgtgtgtgcgtgtgtgcgcgtgtgtgtgtgtgtgtgtgtgtgtgtgtgcgtgtgtgtgtgtgtgtgtgtgtgtgtgtgcagtctcaCCTGTTTGTCCTCCAGCTGGTTCACCGTCCGTCGGTGCGCTCGGTGCTGCAGGGTCTGATGAAGAAGAGGCTGCTGCCTGCTGAACACTGTGTCACCAAGAGtgagttaaaggagcagtccgcTTTATTATTGATGGGCTCGTTtgattacataaaaaaaaaaatcagatgagCTTATTGATCTTATTGGTTCTTTTTCAGATATGTCTTGTACATTAATGAACTTTCTTCAGTTGTCCTGAACAGATTTCAGTGTCCGGCCCCCAAAACGTTACATTTCGTTAAACATCAAGACAAAAACTGTTGGATTAAAACGACTTAATCAAAAGAGGAAactaaaaataaacttaaactATAACATGTAGTTCTGACATTGATAATCCAATAGTAACATATTTGTACAATAATGTTGAAAAAGCTAAAACCaataataattaaacaacacacacaaagcgtGATGATGAAACTTGGACTGCaggttttaaataaaatatctgCTGGATGTTGAAACACTGACGCTGAACTGCGTCACTGGCTGTAAAGTTAAATGATACTGATGATATTTAAGGTTTCTGCAGGAGCGTACATGCTCTCTGATCTGATCCGATAGGAAAACCAGGCAGAAGAAGTTGCTTGGGATAATTTATGATTATTACTGTCCGAGTGCACCGACGTCATTCTGGACCATACAGTTTACAGTGAAGGGGCCGTGTAGCCCGGGACCACAGCAGAACTTCAATAGTTACAATATTAATCagtcaataaaacaaactgtgtcCATCAGTAAATAAACCAACaacaaggtcccagaacactgtgtgaagctagagaggtggcagggtccgccacatgcaaacacagtaaaacagtatgaactGTGTTAAATGTCAGTTTGAGTATGTTTGTAATACTCCTTTAACTGGAACCTGCCTCatctgataataatgataaatgatcTCCACTTGTTATACTTACACGTCCTGATCCGGGTTCTGACAGCGGCCCGGTATCAGTCGGTCCAGTTTGTCTCTTTCTGATTAGATCTCAGAAAAGTTCAGTAAGTTTTGATGCTTTCCACATGATTCAGCTCAGATCTGGCCGGGACAACCTGAAAGCACTGCGACTGTGtatcatgtaaatatatataatgtgacACATCTGCAGCTGAGCCGTCAGCCGGCTCATCATTCAGTCGTTTCATCATCAATAATTCAGTTTAAAGACGGTCTTGACTTCAGAGCGTCTCATTCTTTCCTCCTCTCGGACTGTTCTGTCTCTCAGTAAAGAGGAACTTCAGCAGCGGCTCCATCCCCGGGACCCCCGGGTTAAATGGAGAGGACGGCGTGGAGCAGACCGCCATCCGAGTCTCGTTAAAATGTCCGATCACTTTCCGCCGCATCCAGCTGCCCGCCAGAGGTCACGACTGCAGACACATACAGGTGAGAGCCACAGCCAATCGGAGCACGGCACAcgcagtgatgtcacagtgttacatttctctacaaaacaggaacaaatgaaataaatattctttgatctaaatctgtctgtctgtctgcagtgttTTGATCTGGAGTCGTACCTGCAGCTCAACTGTGAGAGAGGAACATGGAGATGTCCTGTGTGCAAGTaggtctctcacacacacacacacacacacacacacacttaaactaAACTACACATGTCTTATCTCCATtataacctgtgtgtgtgtgtgtgtgtgtgtgtgtgtgtgtgtgtgcagtaaaaCAGCTCTGTTGGAGGGACTGGAGGTGGATCAGTACATGTTGGGGATCCTCATCTACGTTCAGAAGTAAGAAACTCaaatctgctgctctgtttgtgttcacaggtctGTTCAGTGAAACACTCTTCCTGTACACACTGgctgcagctagcttagcattagcctgcaactagcttagcattagcctgcagcATAATTTCCTGACTCTTCTCCTGTGATGAAGACGATTAGCTGACTTGTAGTTCATTCTCATTTTCAGAGatcttttattgatttgttggtGAAGAGCGTTCACATTCGCATTGAAATACTATTGAGAacctgataatatttatttattgatctgtactaaccactgtatgagttgcagcattctgcatacaatcacctgattatcaaaatggttccATGCTGTCCTGCCAGAGTTTTtagacataaaacacaaacaggtctttcctcatttccgaCCGTGTTCACGGTAAACCCAACGTCTATGTAGGCATCGTCACATATCATATATCATCCTGCTGCAtagttcccgaccgaaggatcagcagaagagctcgtgtttgtctgtttttagagGCGTCAAcacgaagtgttttattttgaaaagtaaccggatatTATATTGTCTGCTTGtctgtctgctcggtgcaaaattcagctgaattgctgcgtcgtgctccggcatccgccagatatatagaagtcctgcgtatctgttctggagggctctggactgccggagctggacggagcagacacgcagcgcagcggacctgctggaagtgaacacatagactaaagtgaaagtgaaaccgatcagctccgctggcgtgACGGAAACGTAATGCAGCGGACAAATATCCAGTGAAATAGACCTTCGCGTCCTGCCCTGCCTCTCACGCCCCCCTGACACCTCACCACGCCCCCCAGGGGGGCGCGCCCCACCATTTGAGATCCACTGCACTAGCAGAACCGTCAGagctcaaaataaaaatgttttacttcgAAATTCAAATCGATTTGAAGAGTCGTGACTCCTCTGGTTCTAGTGTGTTGAATTTCCTTGGCCGTGTGggctgaccagtgtttggaggtagatgtGTGCTGTTCCTTTGACATCCTCGAAGGCCAGCATCATCGCTTTGAATCAGGTGTGGaccgcaacaggaagccagtggaggtcacggaggaggCGGGTCACGTGGTAGAATCTGGGTAGATTGAAAACGAGGGAACGGTTTAGTCACAGAGGCTGAGAGTCCAGGCCGAGAGCGAGCCGCAGTcgtccaggcgggagatgacCAGCGCTCCGACCAGGAGTTGCGTTGcgtcctttgtgaggaaagaccggatcctgcagatgttgttCGCTCCGTAGCCGCACAGCGAGAAGGTTCTGGTTAAACTGGGAACCACCGATTCATCTGGTTTCAGTTAGATaataaaaactgagaaaaaaagcacaaaacaagACGCACTAAGTAAAACCTACTTGTGAATGATTATAATAGTTCACCTCTGCGGCTCTGCATTATTaaactttttcctcctcttctcctcctcctcctcctctttctcctcctcttcctcctcctcctctttttcctcctcctcctcctcctcctcctcttcctcctcctcttcctcctcctcctcctcttttcctcctcctctttttcctcctcctcctctttttcctcctcctctttttcctcttcctcctcctctttctcctcctctttttcctcttcctcctcctctttctcctcctcctcctcctctttttcctcctcctctttttcctcctcctcctcctctttttcctcctcctcctcttttcctcctcctcttttcctcctcctcctcctcctcctcagctcagaGTACGAGGAGATCACCATCGACCCGGTGTGCAGCTGGAAGCCGGTCCCTGTGAAGCCCGACATCCATGTGAAGGAGGAGTCTGACGGTCCGGTGTTGAAGCGCTGCCGGACCCTCAGCCCGAGTCACATGGTCCTCCCCAGTGTTATGGAGATGATTGCATCACTAGGCCCCGCCCCTTCCtctgccgcctcctcctccccgaTGCCCTACCCCTCCCTGCCTGCAGGGGGCGGCAGCAACAGCGGCAACACGCCGGACTACCCCGGAGCAGGTAGAGTCCCCAACAATCCCACAGCTCTTCTTATCAGAACTAAATCAGAACATCATTCTTTTTGTTGTCTATTGTTTCAAACATTATtgattagagctgcaacgattagtcgattaattgattagaCAATGGCAAGAAAATTAGTTGCAACCTTTTTTGATAATGGAtcagttgttttaatgaagCAGTGATGATGTCAAACATCTGCCTGTTGCAGCTGTTCAGTGTGAAAACTTTGTTATTAATGTTTCTTTTGTAGTTCAACCAAATGAATTGTGATTTATTTAACTCAGACATCAACATCACACTGACATTAAAGGGTCAGTGTGTAAGAATCTGAGTTGAATACATGAAGACTAACCCGCTAGCTTCAGCCCGTCCTAGCACTtggctagctgcatggctaactgagctaactagctaacggcagctacagttagcagcagttagaggTTTAATATGCTGCCCTGTTTGCTTTTAACATGaatttttttacatattgcaactttGTTGGACGTTTTGGATATTTTaggtttaaatatgcaaattaggCCTACTCTAATTAAATATGCAGTATTTATTATGAGAAacacttcagtttgttttgttctttctgCTCAGACGAACAGAACTCCATCTGTTGACCTGTTTTCACCtgcagcaaataaataaatgatttaacagcagagaaaacaacaaaacaaagatccATTAACCACGACAGGATCGATTGTTGATTCGTCTAATGATCGATGACATCATGGTGTCTTCCTGTTGAACCAGCAGCTGATGAAATATTAACGCAGGTCGATCTGAAACGTCTGCGCTGCTGTGATGTAACAGAAGCTCTGAGCGGACGCTGAGACGCGTTCTGTCTGAAACTCAACACTTTTATAGAAATGAAGTAAATCAATCTTCCATCAGAGTGTGTGTcagagctacacacacacacacacacacacacacacacacacaaatcaataaCCGTCTATAATCAGTGTATCGATCggtgtgtgtctcctcagcTCCGTCCTATCCCGCTCAGTCTGCCGGCTTCTCGGACTTCAGCGGCCCCGGGACCCCCGGGGTCGGGGGGGACTTCTCCTCCCCCGggcctccccctctctcctacCAGTCTGAGCTCTCCAGCGCCCTGCTCACCCCCGACAAACCCCCCCCTCACCCGCTGGCTGGACAGgtaacatcttcatcaccttcatcaccttcatcatcatgtTTCATCAGTAAAGATCAGTCAGTGAAGcttcttcacttcctcctcttcctcctcctcttcctcttcctcttcttcctcctcctcctcctcttcctcctcctcttcctcttcctccttctc contains:
- the LOC115581396 gene encoding zinc finger MIZ domain-containing protein 2-like gives rise to the protein MNPLNQMKAGLANNPHSEGSYPYDPSSWQQPTNQPTGSLSVVTTVWGVTNPSASQGLGGGVMGPGANPGGGPMMQGPGGPGMAGGPGGYMGQQGYGEPSKGYMNQGMYGRTSGGYAGGPGGYTGGTYPSNPGGSRGSADFTQAAAAAAVAAAAATATATATATVAAIQEKQNQEMNYGQMGGPAYNNQFMAHSGPRGPPGMAPGGMGPGPGPTRGPPSMGHMYGPGGGPQRVPQHPNYGPGPQQGHLRPPQGLKRPYSSESFPGMSQQYGIPVGSSVNVMSGPGGAGGSIPGSGGGGHGGPGPYSGPNMQYHPGPGGPGPAPQRSGSSPSYQSHKMPLPQYPPSGPPNSQYYKQEQFNGQGGGLNTLTAGGAAGVYNSFNQPSGPGRGLPGYPSSPVPGNPTPPITPSSSMAPPYMSPGNSDVKPPPSSFLPDIKPNMAGLPPPPPTGNPSDDLRLTFPVRDGVVLEPFRLEHNLAVSNHVFQLRDSVYKTLIMRPDLELQFKCYHHEDRQMNTNWPASVQVSVNATPLTIERGDNKTSHKPLYLKQVCQPGRNTIQITVTACCCSHLFVLQLVHRPSVRSVLQGLMKKRLLPAEHCVTKIKRNFSSGSIPGTPGLNGEDGVEQTAIRVSLKCPITFRRIQLPARGHDCRHIQCFDLESYLQLNCERGTWRCPVCNKTALLEGLEVDQYMLGILIYVQNSEYEEITIDPVCSWKPVPVKPDIHVKEESDGPVLKRCRTLSPSHMVLPSVMEMIASLGPAPSSAASSSPMPYPSLPAGGGSNSGNTPDYPGAAPSYPAQSAGFSDFSGPGTPGVGGDFSSPGPPPLSYQSELSSALLTPDKPPPHPLAGQMSVSGRLDSTSHGAPLSQQQSQGLHGNSQLGGSNQMMQRSNQNPRLQGDGSFGLGGSADVPEPTLDLLPELTNPDELLSYLGPPDLPNNNNDDLLSLFENN